One genomic window of Polynucleobacter sp. HIN11 includes the following:
- the bchF gene encoding 2-vinyl bacteriochlorophyllide hydratase — protein sequence MASQIHPLYTPEERIRRDRSKWTLVQGILAPVQFVIFLVSLYFVIRFLITGQGEFAANVSIVIKTLILYTIMITGSIWEKEVFGKYLFAHAFYWEDVFSMLVLALHTAYLIALTFGFLEPRALMVLALSAYLAYVINAAQFLWKLRQARLQESSQGTERVMA from the coding sequence ATGGCAAGTCAAATTCACCCCCTTTATACACCCGAAGAGCGAATTCGACGAGATCGTTCGAAGTGGACCTTGGTTCAGGGGATCTTGGCGCCTGTGCAATTTGTCATTTTTTTGGTGAGTTTGTATTTCGTGATTCGATTTTTAATCACGGGGCAGGGCGAGTTTGCCGCCAATGTCTCGATCGTGATTAAAACCTTGATTCTCTACACGATCATGATCACCGGCAGCATTTGGGAGAAAGAGGTATTCGGTAAGTATCTTTTTGCCCACGCTTTTTATTGGGAAGATGTGTTTAGCATGCTGGTTTTGGCATTGCACACCGCCTACCTAATCGCATTAACGTTTGGGTTTTTAGAGCCCCGCGCACTGATGGTGTTGGCCTTATCGGCTTATTTGGCGTATGTGATCAATGCCGCTCAGTTTTTATGGAAACTGCGCCAGGCTCGTTTGCAAGAGTCAAGTCAAGGAACAGAGCGGGTGATGGCATGA